The Terriglobia bacterium genome window below encodes:
- the dsrM gene encoding sulfate reduction electron transfer complex DsrMKJOP subunit DsrM has protein sequence MQAVYSLGAVGAVIVAAALAGQVIGGNAWMSAVAYAGFAVFLAGFCYRVVRWAAAPVPFRIPTTCGQQRSLPWIKSAALENPSTTGGVLGRMALEVFLFRSLFRNNQTRLDQGRAIFTEQKYLWLAALAFHWSLLTILVRHLRLLVEPVPAVLLRIERVDGFFQLGAPPLYLSDLVFACALAYLLLRRFQDPVVRYISQFSDYFALLVFIGIAASGMLMRYVTRVDVVGVKQFALGLAAFHPVRTAALGSVFAVHLALISVLAAYFPFSKLMHMGGVFLSPTRNLANNNRATRHINPWNYPVKTHSYAEWEEEFRDKLRGANLPLEADHATRASAD, from the coding sequence ATGCAGGCGGTCTATTCATTGGGCGCGGTCGGTGCGGTCATCGTTGCCGCCGCGCTGGCGGGACAGGTGATCGGCGGGAATGCATGGATGTCAGCCGTCGCCTACGCCGGCTTTGCCGTCTTCCTCGCCGGCTTCTGCTACCGCGTGGTGCGGTGGGCAGCAGCGCCCGTACCCTTTCGCATTCCGACCACCTGCGGGCAGCAAAGGTCTCTGCCCTGGATCAAGAGCGCCGCGCTGGAGAACCCCTCAACCACGGGCGGCGTGCTGGGCCGCATGGCCCTTGAAGTCTTCCTCTTTCGCTCGCTGTTCCGCAACAACCAGACGCGGCTTGATCAGGGGCGCGCGATCTTCACCGAGCAAAAGTACCTCTGGCTGGCGGCGCTGGCTTTTCACTGGTCGTTACTGACCATTCTCGTTCGCCACCTGCGGCTGCTGGTGGAGCCGGTGCCCGCCGTGCTGCTGCGAATCGAACGCGTGGACGGATTTTTCCAACTCGGCGCGCCGCCGCTGTATCTCTCGGACCTCGTATTCGCGTGCGCGCTGGCTTACCTGCTGCTGCGCCGATTCCAGGACCCGGTGGTCCGCTACATTTCCCAGTTCAGCGACTACTTCGCGCTGCTGGTGTTCATCGGCATCGCCGCATCCGGGATGCTCATGCGCTACGTGACCCGCGTGGACGTGGTCGGCGTCAAGCAGTTCGCGCTCGGCCTGGCGGCGTTTCACCCGGTGCGTACGGCGGCGCTGGGTTCGGTGTTCGCGGTCCACCTGGCGCTGATCAGCGTACTGGCGGCGTACTTCCCGTTCAGCAAGCTGATGCACATGGGCGGAGTGTTTCTCAGCCCGACGCGCAATCTGGCGAACAACAACCGCGCGACGCGGCACATCAATCCGTGGAATTACCCGGTCAAGACCCACAGCTATGCGGAGTGGGAGGAAGAATTCCGGGACAAGTTGAGAGGAGCGAACCTTCCGCTCGAGGCCGACCATGCCACAAGAGCTTCTGCAGATTGA
- the dsrB gene encoding dissimilatory-type sulfite reductase subunit beta, whose translation MTTAAKTPRITDIGPPHYEKFLPPLVKKNYGQWKYHEVLAPGVLCHVAESGDRLYTVRAATPRLMAVQTLRKFADLADKYCGGHLRFTSRNNIEFLLEDKNNIEPLKKDLAALGFPVGGTANSISNVVHTQGWIHCHSAATDASGIVKAVMDALYDRFTHHDLPAKLRLALACCLNMCGAVHCSDIAILGIHTVPPKIQHATLPKVCEVPTLIASCPTGAIRPATYEGKPSVELIEEQCMFCGNCYTVCPAMPMNDPEHDGLSIWVGGKVSNARSAPRFSKLAVPFLPNNPPRWPEVVDAVVKIVDVYAANARKYERVGEWIERVGWPRFFQLTGFEFTRYHIDDFKHAGLTYARSAQIKY comes from the coding sequence ATGACGACGGCAGCGAAAACTCCCCGCATCACCGATATTGGTCCGCCGCATTACGAAAAATTCCTGCCGCCGCTGGTGAAGAAGAACTACGGCCAATGGAAGTATCACGAAGTGCTGGCGCCGGGCGTGCTCTGCCATGTTGCCGAGTCGGGCGACCGGCTCTACACGGTGCGCGCCGCCACGCCGCGGCTGATGGCGGTGCAGACGCTGCGTAAGTTCGCTGACCTGGCGGACAAGTACTGCGGCGGGCACCTGCGGTTCACCAGCCGCAACAACATCGAGTTCCTGCTGGAAGACAAGAACAATATCGAGCCGCTGAAAAAAGATCTGGCAGCACTGGGATTTCCGGTAGGCGGGACGGCGAACTCGATCAGCAACGTGGTCCACACGCAGGGGTGGATCCACTGCCACTCGGCGGCCACCGATGCGTCCGGAATCGTGAAAGCGGTGATGGACGCGCTCTACGACCGCTTCACGCACCACGACCTGCCGGCGAAGTTGCGCCTGGCGCTGGCCTGCTGCCTGAACATGTGCGGCGCGGTGCATTGCTCCGACATTGCCATCCTCGGCATCCATACGGTCCCGCCGAAGATCCAGCACGCCACGCTGCCCAAGGTCTGCGAGGTGCCGACGCTGATCGCATCCTGCCCCACGGGCGCGATCCGGCCGGCGACGTATGAGGGCAAGCCCTCGGTGGAGTTGATCGAGGAGCAGTGCATGTTCTGCGGCAACTGCTACACCGTGTGCCCGGCGATGCCGATGAACGATCCCGAGCACGACGGGCTTTCGATCTGGGTGGGCGGCAAGGTGAGCAACGCGCGCAGCGCGCCCAGGTTCTCGAAACTGGCGGTCCCGTTTCTTCCCAACAATCCGCCGCGCTGGCCCGAGGTGGTGGATGCGGTGGTGAAGATCGTGGACGTGTACGCCGCGAACGCGCGTAAGTACGAACGTGTCGGCGAGTGGATCGAGCGCGTCGGCTGGCCGCGGTTCTTCCAGCTCACCGGGTTCGAGTTCACGCGCTACCACATTGACGACTTCAAGCATGCCGGGTTGACCTACGCGCGGTCGGCGCAGATCAAGTACTGA
- a CDS encoding RsbRD N-terminal domain-containing protein, translated as MASSDELVEQWFAQTLESYPHLASPFLASEKDPFRNPVGHALRSGMAILLQELLGNMDAANIAPALDKIVRLRVVQDFTPSEAVGFVFLVRSILLGTNPPRPAMIEAHIDQLALMAFDQYMKCREQIAEVRANEAGRRLRVRPALHRK; from the coding sequence ATGGCGAGCAGCGATGAACTTGTGGAGCAGTGGTTCGCGCAAACCCTGGAATCCTATCCGCACCTGGCCTCCCCGTTTCTGGCGTCGGAAAAGGATCCGTTCCGCAACCCCGTGGGCCACGCGTTGCGCAGTGGCATGGCGATCCTGCTGCAGGAATTGCTCGGCAACATGGACGCCGCCAACATCGCGCCGGCACTGGACAAAATCGTGCGCCTTCGCGTGGTGCAGGATTTCACGCCCAGCGAAGCCGTTGGGTTTGTATTCCTGGTGCGCTCTATCCTGCTGGGAACAAATCCGCCAAGGCCGGCCATGATCGAGGCGCACATCGATCAGCTCGCGCTCATGGCCTTCGACCAGTATATGAAATGCCGCGAGCAGATTGCCGAGGTTCGAGCCAACGAAGCCGGGCGCAGATTGCGAGTACGGCCGGCGCTTCACCGCAAGTGA
- a CDS encoding FAD-dependent oxidoreductase — MGLFKEVKKPVIKGGTAGTGDISPLRPRFVERTPPCADRCPHGNQIREVLVGIAQYQAYGRTAPQAFELAWRQIAERHPFPAVCGRVCQHPCELACNRKAKEGAVAIHQIERFLGDYAIAHGFKLTKLNGACAEKVAVVGAGPAGLSCAYHMARRGYAVTVFDAAPQPGGMMRYRMPRSVIPGEVLDAEIGNLLELGVEIKCGTAIGRDVTLADLRRDHAAVFFAVGLQKPSQLALQREGEGAALVGEPRTEAPAGPYTEVSELDARVANTISPAIAQGRAVAEAMHAFLRGRQPESKAAPPPVIKQEQMKLEWYPTAAPHAEVPAEIQLGLSETELVEEAKRCMSCGMCMDCETCWMYCSANCFVKLPKGEHYKIKLELCNGCKKCAEACPCGYIELN; from the coding sequence ATGGGGCTGTTCAAGGAAGTCAAGAAGCCGGTCATCAAGGGGGGGACAGCGGGCACTGGCGATATCAGCCCGTTGCGCCCCCGCTTTGTCGAAAGGACGCCGCCTTGCGCCGACCGGTGTCCTCACGGCAACCAGATTCGCGAGGTGCTGGTTGGCATCGCGCAGTACCAGGCGTACGGCCGGACGGCGCCGCAGGCGTTCGAACTGGCATGGAGACAAATCGCCGAGCGCCATCCATTTCCCGCGGTCTGCGGCCGAGTTTGCCAGCATCCTTGCGAGCTGGCGTGCAACCGCAAGGCGAAGGAGGGAGCGGTCGCCATCCACCAGATCGAGCGCTTCCTGGGCGATTATGCGATCGCGCACGGGTTCAAGCTCACCAAGTTGAATGGCGCATGCGCTGAAAAGGTTGCCGTCGTGGGCGCCGGCCCGGCTGGACTCTCCTGCGCCTACCACATGGCGCGGCGGGGCTATGCGGTGACGGTGTTCGATGCCGCGCCGCAACCGGGCGGCATGATGCGCTACCGAATGCCGCGCAGCGTGATCCCGGGTGAAGTGCTGGACGCGGAAATCGGCAACCTGCTCGAGCTCGGCGTCGAGATCAAGTGCGGCACGGCGATCGGCCGAGACGTAACTCTCGCCGACCTGCGCCGCGATCATGCCGCCGTGTTCTTTGCCGTGGGTTTGCAGAAGCCGTCGCAGCTCGCTCTACAACGCGAGGGCGAAGGCGCTGCCCTCGTGGGGGAACCTCGCACCGAGGCTCCCGCCGGCCCGTACACGGAAGTAAGCGAATTGGATGCGCGCGTCGCCAATACCATCAGCCCCGCCATTGCCCAGGGACGCGCCGTGGCGGAAGCGATGCACGCTTTTCTGCGCGGGCGCCAGCCGGAGAGCAAAGCGGCGCCTCCACCCGTGATCAAGCAGGAGCAGATGAAGCTCGAGTGGTACCCGACGGCGGCGCCGCACGCCGAGGTTCCCGCGGAAATCCAGCTCGGCCTCTCCGAAACCGAGTTGGTGGAAGAAGCCAAGCGCTGCATGTCGTGCGGCATGTGCATGGACTGCGAAACCTGCTGGATGTACTGCAGCGCCAATTGCTTCGTGAAACTTCCCAAAGGCGAGCATTACAAGATCAAGCTCGAACTCTGCAACGGCTGCAAGAAGTGCGCGGAAGCATGCCCTTGCGGATACATCGAGCTCAACTGA
- a CDS encoding TusE/DsrC/DsvC family sulfur relay protein, translated as MPVFEIEGRKYEVDEDGFLQEPERWNEDVAKDFAQTEAVTDLTEGHWKVINYIRNYYVQFGIAPMVRKLCKETGYKLNEIYQLFPSGPAKGACKLAGLPKPTGCV; from the coding sequence GTGCCGGTATTTGAAATCGAAGGACGGAAATACGAAGTGGATGAAGACGGATTCCTGCAGGAGCCTGAACGCTGGAATGAAGACGTGGCCAAGGACTTTGCACAAACAGAAGCGGTCACCGACCTCACCGAGGGGCACTGGAAGGTGATCAATTACATCCGCAACTACTATGTCCAGTTCGGCATTGCGCCCATGGTGCGGAAGCTCTGCAAGGAGACGGGATACAAGCTCAACGAAATTTACCAGCTCTTCCCGTCGGGCCCGGCCAAGGGTGCGTGCAAGCTGGCGGGACTGCCCAAACCAACGGGCTGCGTGTGA
- the dsrA gene encoding dissimilatory-type sulfite reductase subunit alpha has product MADAKNGKPKTELLDELEKGPWPSFVKEIKSAAESSDKAAGLLQQLELSYKEKKGHWKHGGMVGVLGYGGGVIGRYSDLPEKFPQVAHFHTMRVNHPAGWFYTSDALRTICDIWERHGSGLTNMHGSTGDIILLGTTTDQLEPAFQELAQNGFDLGGSGSAVRTPNCCVGMARCEWACFDTMKLCYDVTQNYQDEMHRPAFAYKFKFKFAGCPNDCVASIARADLSVIGTWKDQIQVDDAEVAKYAAAGVDIQKEVCDHCPTKTMGWDGKKLAIDNRDCVHCMHCINVLPKALRPGKERGAVVLIGAKAPIMQGALLSSVLIPFVPAAELLDTLKELIKRIWDFWDEYGNNRERVGELIQRVGMPAFLEGIGLDPVPEMVAAPRDNPYIFFETKNGGAK; this is encoded by the coding sequence ATGGCCGATGCCAAGAACGGAAAGCCGAAGACCGAGTTGCTCGACGAGCTGGAAAAGGGACCCTGGCCCAGCTTCGTCAAGGAAATCAAGTCTGCCGCCGAAAGCAGCGACAAGGCAGCGGGCCTGCTCCAGCAACTGGAACTCTCCTACAAGGAGAAGAAAGGACACTGGAAGCACGGCGGGATGGTCGGCGTGCTGGGCTACGGCGGAGGCGTGATCGGCCGCTACAGCGACCTCCCGGAGAAATTTCCTCAAGTCGCACATTTTCACACCATGCGTGTGAACCATCCCGCGGGATGGTTTTACACCAGCGATGCGCTGCGGACGATCTGTGACATCTGGGAGCGGCACGGCTCGGGCCTGACCAACATGCACGGCTCCACCGGCGACATCATTCTTCTGGGCACGACCACCGACCAACTCGAGCCCGCGTTCCAGGAACTGGCGCAGAACGGGTTCGATCTCGGCGGGTCCGGTTCGGCGGTGCGCACCCCCAACTGCTGCGTGGGCATGGCGCGCTGCGAGTGGGCCTGCTTCGACACCATGAAGCTGTGCTACGACGTCACTCAGAACTACCAGGACGAAATGCATCGCCCGGCATTCGCGTACAAGTTCAAGTTCAAATTTGCGGGCTGCCCGAACGATTGTGTCGCCTCCATCGCGCGCGCCGATCTTTCCGTCATCGGGACCTGGAAGGACCAGATCCAGGTGGACGATGCGGAGGTCGCGAAGTACGCCGCCGCGGGCGTGGATATCCAGAAAGAAGTCTGCGACCACTGTCCCACGAAAACCATGGGCTGGGACGGCAAGAAACTCGCGATCGACAACCGCGACTGCGTGCACTGCATGCACTGCATCAACGTGCTGCCGAAAGCGCTGCGGCCCGGCAAAGAGCGCGGCGCGGTGGTGCTGATCGGAGCCAAGGCGCCGATCATGCAGGGCGCGTTGCTTTCCTCCGTGCTCATCCCGTTCGTTCCCGCCGCCGAGTTGCTGGACACGCTGAAGGAACTGATCAAACGCATTTGGGATTTCTGGGACGAGTACGGCAACAACCGCGAGCGCGTCGGGGAATTGATCCAGCGCGTCGGCATGCCGGCGTTTCTTGAAGGCATCGGGCTGGACCCGGTGCCGGAGATGGTGGCGGCGCCGCGCGATAACCCCTACATCTTCTTCGAGACCAAGAACGGAGGCGCGAAATGA
- a CDS encoding (Fe-S)-binding protein: MPLPPPLDGHDRAWGALAAQIRDKYECGLDDTCAVSVPQPKTAAEEQRLVAQFLSGLEKLFTRENNWTFLQPLLLTMEHCTHCQTCAEACHIFEASGRNELYRPVFRSEILRRLYFKHVKHGGLVSAWQHGDVELNWPLVARLIELSYRCNLCRRCAQTCPIGADNGLVAHELRKLFSQEMGIAAKELHQQGSMLQLQVGSSTGMSPEVVKDNVAFIDEDISERTGIEVHTPWDVEGADVLLIHNAGEIMAWPENPGAFALILSMAGVKWTMSSELAGYDSINYGLWYDDVQFARVALQHAEIARQLKVKKIVVGECGHAHKALCVVADRLLSGDLNVPRESSLTLLRDIVMSGRIKFDPARNDFPVTLHDPCNLVRLMGVVEPQREVVRALCPRFREMEPHGVDNYCCGGGSGFAIMSGHNFPDWRFHVAGRKKLEQVLNAFSDCLEAEIPKYLCAPCSNCKGQFRDMLAYYKLWEQNRILYGGLAELIVNAMVDVKPGFIEWEWR; the protein is encoded by the coding sequence ATGCCCCTGCCTCCGCCGCTGGACGGCCATGACCGGGCGTGGGGAGCGCTCGCAGCGCAGATTCGGGACAAGTACGAATGCGGGCTGGATGACACTTGCGCGGTCAGCGTGCCGCAACCGAAGACGGCGGCCGAAGAGCAGCGCCTGGTGGCGCAGTTTCTCTCCGGTCTGGAAAAGCTGTTTACCCGGGAAAACAACTGGACCTTTCTGCAGCCGCTGCTGCTGACCATGGAGCACTGCACGCACTGCCAGACGTGCGCGGAAGCGTGCCACATCTTTGAAGCCAGCGGCCGGAACGAGCTCTACCGCCCCGTGTTCCGATCGGAAATCCTGCGGCGGCTCTACTTCAAGCACGTCAAGCACGGCGGCCTGGTCTCGGCGTGGCAGCACGGCGACGTGGAATTGAACTGGCCGCTGGTGGCGCGGCTGATTGAATTGTCGTATCGCTGCAACCTGTGCCGCCGTTGCGCGCAGACGTGCCCGATCGGCGCCGACAACGGGCTCGTCGCCCACGAACTCCGAAAGCTGTTCAGCCAGGAAATGGGAATCGCAGCCAAGGAACTGCACCAGCAAGGATCCATGCTGCAGTTGCAGGTCGGCTCGTCCACCGGCATGAGCCCGGAGGTGGTGAAGGACAATGTCGCCTTCATTGATGAAGACATCAGCGAGAGGACCGGCATCGAGGTGCACACACCGTGGGACGTCGAAGGCGCGGATGTGCTGCTGATTCACAATGCCGGCGAGATCATGGCATGGCCGGAGAATCCGGGAGCGTTCGCGCTGATCCTGAGCATGGCCGGAGTGAAGTGGACCATGTCGTCGGAGCTGGCGGGATACGACTCCATCAATTACGGCCTGTGGTACGACGACGTGCAATTCGCCCGCGTCGCGTTGCAGCACGCGGAAATCGCGCGCCAGCTCAAGGTCAAGAAGATCGTCGTAGGGGAATGTGGCCACGCGCACAAGGCGCTGTGCGTTGTCGCCGACCGCCTGCTGAGCGGTGACCTGAACGTTCCGCGCGAGAGTTCCCTCACCTTGCTGCGCGACATCGTCATGAGCGGGCGCATCAAGTTCGATCCTGCCCGCAATGACTTTCCTGTGACCTTGCATGATCCCTGCAATCTGGTGCGCTTAATGGGCGTGGTCGAGCCGCAACGCGAAGTGGTGCGCGCCTTGTGCCCGCGTTTCCGGGAAATGGAACCGCACGGCGTGGACAATTACTGCTGCGGCGGCGGCAGCGGCTTTGCCATCATGAGCGGGCACAACTTTCCCGATTGGCGGTTTCATGTGGCTGGGCGCAAGAAGCTGGAGCAGGTGCTGAACGCATTTTCCGACTGCCTGGAAGCGGAAATTCCCAAGTATCTCTGCGCGCCCTGCAGCAACTGCAAGGGCCAGTTCCGCGACATGCTGGCGTACTACAAGCTGTGGGAGCAGAACCGGATCCTCTACGGCGGTCTGGCGGAGCTGATCGTAAATGCGATGGTGGACGTGAAGCCCGGCTTCATTGAGTGGGAGTGGCGCTGA
- a CDS encoding bifunctional precorrin-2 dehydrogenase/sirohydrochlorin ferrochelatase, whose translation MDLFPIMVRLQSRKCVVVGAGEIAAAKTATLLGCGAHVTVIAPHAADSVQQQARAGALTWRCREFIPADLEGAFLVIAATDSPAVNEEVFRAGKQRGVLCNVVDDPEHCDFYYPAVMHRGGLQIAISTGGHSPALAHRLRVELEQQFGPEYGEWVEQVGRERRKILACDMSEDQRRELLEQIASREAYEDFVRRRAAAAEKAGTTPAGR comes from the coding sequence ATGGACCTGTTTCCCATTATGGTCAGGCTGCAATCAAGGAAATGCGTTGTCGTCGGCGCCGGTGAGATTGCCGCGGCCAAAACGGCCACACTTCTCGGTTGCGGCGCACACGTCACGGTGATCGCTCCGCACGCCGCCGACTCGGTCCAGCAGCAGGCGCGCGCGGGAGCATTGACATGGCGCTGTCGCGAATTTATTCCTGCCGACCTGGAGGGCGCGTTCCTGGTGATTGCCGCCACCGATTCCCCGGCGGTCAATGAAGAAGTTTTTCGCGCCGGCAAGCAACGCGGAGTGCTGTGCAACGTGGTGGACGATCCCGAGCATTGCGATTTTTATTATCCCGCTGTGATGCATCGGGGAGGTTTGCAGATCGCCATCTCCACCGGCGGGCACAGCCCCGCCCTGGCGCACCGGCTGCGCGTGGAACTGGAACAGCAGTTCGGGCCTGAGTACGGGGAATGGGTGGAGCAGGTGGGCCGCGAGCGGCGAAAAATCCTGGCGTGTGACATGTCCGAAGACCAGCGTCGCGAGCTGCTGGAGCAGATTGCAAGCCGCGAAGCATATGAGGATTTTGTCCGCCGCCGCGCGGCCGCTGCGGAGAAGGCCGGCACCACCCCCGCCGGCCGCTGA